Sequence from the Fusobacterium sp. FSA-380-WT-3A genome:
AAAGATGGAATAGATGTAATAGTTGGTGGAACTGATGAGAAAATAAATGATATTAAAGTGGAATATAATTATAATCCTAAGTTTAATAAAGTATTTGTAAATAGTAATTTAGCTGAAAAAGTGGCTGTTTATTTAGGTGGAGATATAGGAGAGCTTGATAGAATTAAAAAAGAATTTAATGAGAAGTATGGAGAAAAGATAAATCAAGCTAAAGAAGAGATAAAAAATAAATTAGAAGAATTTATAAATATTTTTAGTAAATAGGAGATAATTATGTACATAGTTTTTGATGTAGGGAATACTAATATTGTAACTAGCATTTTAAATTCAGAAGGGATTGTTGAAAATACTTTTAGAAATCGTACTAATGACAGAATCACAGAAGATGAGTTTATGGGATTTTTTAAAAGTATGATGGATATAAATAATATTGAGGTAAAAGATATTGAGGGAATAATGGTTTCCTCTGTTGTACCTGTAATTACAAGTATGTTACAGAGATTTGGAAAAAAATATTTTGGTTTAGATGTGTTTGTAGTAAGTGTCAGTCAAAAAATTCCTTTTAATTTTGCTGAGAATATAGATGCTTCTGGAATGGGAGCTGATAGAATAATAAATGTTGTTCAAGCTTTAAAAGAATATCCAGATAAAAATTTAATAATTTTTGACTTTGGAACTGCTACAACTTATGAGGTTTTAAAAGGGGATACC
This genomic interval carries:
- a CDS encoding type III pantothenate kinase, yielding MYIVFDVGNTNIVTSILNSEGIVENTFRNRTNDRITEDEFMGFFKSMMDINNIEVKDIEGIMVSSVVPVITSMLQRFGKKYFGLDVFVVSVSQKIPFNFAENIDASGMGADRIINVVQALKEYPDKNLIIFDFGTATTYEVLKGDTYIGGGIFPGPRTYINSLFGTTARLPKVEFCETESVLGRNTVTGIQSATFFGYIGQVKYLIEKIKEEVGEECFVIATGGFSKIIGEYVKEIDKCSSKLSIRGIYTLYKINKE